GCTGAACGACTATATCAAAGGTGGCAACAATGGCGGGGTACTGGACGCACAGAAGATCAAGAACATGTATGCCAACACGGCTGCTCCTTTTGCAAATGCCGCACTGAACAGCTCTGACAAGCAGCTTAAGAATAAAACAATTGCCACGGCGCAGGCGCAGTACGAAGGTTATTTTGATGCGGTGGCCCTGGCCAGCCAGTCTGCCGGCGCTCCGGCCAGCAATGGCACCCCCGGCCTGTTAACGACAGCCGATGGCTCCAGAAAATATTTGGTAGATGCCAAGGGGGTAGAGCTGGCGCAGCTGATCAAAAAAGGACTAATGGGCGCGATCTTATACTACCAGGCCGTAGACCACTACCTGACAGAAGAAGAAATTGGCGCTGCCGTTGACAACAAGACTGTAACCCTGGGCGAAGGCACCGCCATGCAGCACCACTGGGACGAAGCGTTCGGTTACTTTGGCGCACCCACCGATTTCCCGGCTAACACCACCAGTGCCTTGTACTGGGCGGGTTACAGCACAGAAGTAGACGCCGTGCTGGGCAGCAACAAAGCCATTATGAATGCCTTTATCCAGGGCCGCGCCGCCATCAACGCCAACGACGCGAAAACCAAAGAAGCCGCTGCAGCAACCCTGCGCAAAGAGTGGGAGCGCCTGGCCGTTGCCTCTGCCATCATGGAACTGAAAGAAGCGCGCGAAAATGTAGCGGACCAGGCCAAGAAAAGCCACTACCTCTCCGAAGGCAAAGGGTTTGTGCTGAGCCTTGCTTACAAAGGCGATCACGTCATATCAGATGCCAAGTATAACGAAGTGCTAACTAAGATCGGTGACAACTTTTACACCACCACCGCTGACGACATTGCCGCCGCCATTGATATTTTGAGTACTGCTTACCAGCTGGACAACATTAAAGCACAGCTGTAGCCACGCGCAGTAAAACATAATACCTGAAGCGCAGCTGCTGTGGCCTTAGCCCTGGCAGCTGCCTTTCGCATTAAAACCAAATTATGAAAGCATATAAAACCTATACCCTTGCGGTGCTGACGTGCCTGGCCACATTAACGGGCTGCAGCTCCGGCAAAGAGGACAACGGCAGTCCGAAAACAGAGTACGACCGGCAGGCTATGCTGGCAAACTATTCGCAAAACCTGATCGTGCCGGGCTACCAGGCGCTAAAAACAAAGGCGGATGAGCTGACAACAGCAGTCGCGGCTTTTGGTGCGAGCCCCTCGGCTACAACCCTGGCAACAGCCCGCCAGGCGTATCTGGAAGCGAATAAGGCCTGGCAGGATGTGAGTACGTATGCCTTTGGCCCTGCCGACGAGCAGCTGCTGCGCAGCAACCTCAACATCTACCCAACTTCTGCTTCGGAGATAGAGGCTAACATCGCCGCAGGCACCTACGACCTGCAAACGTCCGCGAACCTGGATGCCAAAGGTTTTCCGGCCCTGGACTACCTGCTTTACAGCAAGCCGACCGAGGCCGAAGTGATCACGCTTTATACTGTTGATGCCCAAGCGGCGAACCGCAAAAAATACCTGCGGGACGTGGCCGGACTGATCAAGCAAAGAGCCGAGACGGTATACACCGGCTGGACAAGCGACAACTATGCCGATACCTTTCAGAAAGCAGCCGGCACAGCCGTGGGCAGCGCTGTGGGCAACCTGGTCAACCAGCTCAACTCCGACATCGACCTGACCAAACGCGCCAAAGTGGGTATTCCGAGTGGCCGATTTACTGCTGGCAGCGCCTATCCCGAAAAAGTGGAAGCCTACTACAGCCGCAATTCGTTGGAGCTTTTGAAGCGGGCTATCAGTGCCGAGAAGGCCGTGTTTATGGGCGTCAGCGCCAGCGGCACCAATGGCCCCGGCCTGGATGATTACCTGGACCACGTCAGCGCCAAGTATAACAACAACCTGCTATCAGATGCGATCGAGGCACAGTTCGACGCTGCATTAGCCGCGGCCGATGCCGTGCAGGGGCCGCTGTCGGAAGCCGTTACCACGCAGCCGCAGGCCGTTACCAA
This window of the Pontibacter liquoris genome carries:
- a CDS encoding DUF4856 domain-containing protein, encoding MLPALRHSILAVAIMACCAGFTSCSDDKEDVTPTYEVPTTYTFENVNYAGQTTRLNMLNELNDYIKGGNNGGVLDAQKIKNMYANTAAPFANAALNSSDKQLKNKTIATAQAQYEGYFDAVALASQSAGAPASNGTPGLLTTADGSRKYLVDAKGVELAQLIKKGLMGAILYYQAVDHYLTEEEIGAAVDNKTVTLGEGTAMQHHWDEAFGYFGAPTDFPANTTSALYWAGYSTEVDAVLGSNKAIMNAFIQGRAAINANDAKTKEAAAATLRKEWERLAVASAIMELKEARENVADQAKKSHYLSEGKGFVLSLAYKGDHVISDAKYNEVLTKIGDNFYTTTADDIAAAIDILSTAYQLDNIKAQL
- a CDS encoding imelysin family protein; its protein translation is MKAYKTYTLAVLTCLATLTGCSSGKEDNGSPKTEYDRQAMLANYSQNLIVPGYQALKTKADELTTAVAAFGASPSATTLATARQAYLEANKAWQDVSTYAFGPADEQLLRSNLNIYPTSASEIEANIAAGTYDLQTSANLDAKGFPALDYLLYSKPTEAEVITLYTVDAQAANRKKYLRDVAGLIKQRAETVYTGWTSDNYADTFQKAAGTAVGSAVGNLVNQLNSDIDLTKRAKVGIPSGRFTAGSAYPEKVEAYYSRNSLELLKRAISAEKAVFMGVSASGTNGPGLDDYLDHVSAKYNNNLLSDAIEAQFDAALAAADAVQGPLSEAVTTQPQAVTKVYDELQKLIVLTKTDMPAALGVTITYTDNDGD